In a single window of the Cuculus canorus isolate bCucCan1 chromosome 25, bCucCan1.pri, whole genome shotgun sequence genome:
- the LOC128854496 gene encoding proline-rich protein 2-like, with translation MAPAAPGGPRRPPRPRRCPLLRRRRRSAQRAPRPAPRAPGGAVRAPRPAPPRHVRPRAANRGETRGAGTRPPPRPRPMATRPQEPGHALRPLAANGDTPPGARPRPQRRWHPMEPRPHRPGYAPPPRSATETPPLQRPQPMETRSHYQGYAPTAQATPSAQATPPSSPQSMGYAVATEATPPASLPSIRPRPIARATPPQGPQQDTPPGSEWL, from the exons ATGGCGCCGGCCGCCCCCGGcgggccccgccgcccgccccggccccgccgctgCCCGctcctccgccgccgccgccgctcaGCGCagcgcgcgccccgccccgccccgcgcgctCCCGGCGGCGCAGTgcgcgccccccgccccgccccgccccggcacGTGCGCCCGCGCGCGGCCAATCGTGGCGAGACCCGCGGCGCTGGGacgcgccccccgccccgcccgcggCCGATGGCGACACGCCCCCAGGAGCCGGGCCACGCCCTCCGCCCGCTGGCAGCCAATGGGGACACGCCTCCAGGAGCCAG gccccgcccccagcGCCGCTGGCATCCAATGGAGCCACGCCCCCACCGCCCGGGTTACGCCCCTCCGCCGCGCTCAGCTACTGAGA CCCCGCCCCTGCAGCGCCCACAGCCAATGGAGACACGCTCCCACTACCAAGGCTACGCCCCCACAGCACAGGCCACCCCCTCTGcccaggccacgcccccgaGCAGCCCGCAGTCAATGGGGTACGCCGTTGCTACAGAGGCCACGCCTCCTGCATCTCTACCGTCAATTAGGCCCCGCCCCATTGCCCGGGCCACTCCTCCGCAGGGCCCGCAGCAGGACACGCCCCCCGGTTCTGAATGGCTTTAG
- the CDK5R1 gene encoding cyclin-dependent kinase 5 activator 1, giving the protein MGTVLSLSPSYRKAPLFEEGAGTVGHYTAVQNSKNAKEKGLKRHSLISVLPWKRIAAVSAKKKSSKKVQPNGGGGGGGYQSNVTHLNNENLKKSLSCANLATFAPPPPPAALASAQKAPPAAPPPSAAAAAAATPRRVVVQASTSELLRCLGEFLCRRCYRLKHLSPTDPVLWLRSVDRSLLLQGWQDQGFITPANVVFLYMLCRDVISAEVGSDHELQAVLLTCLYLSYSYMGNEISYPLKPFLVESCKEAFWDRCLSIIDLMSPKMLQVNADPHYFTQVFADLKKESGAEEKGRLLIGLDR; this is encoded by the coding sequence ATGGGCACGGTGCTGTCGCTGTCGCCGAGCTACCGGAAGGCCCCGCTGTTCGAGGAGGGGGCGGGCACGGTGGGGCACTACACGGCGGTGCAGAACAGCAAGAACGCCAAGGAGAAGGGCCTGAAGCGGCACTCGCTGATCTCGGTGCTGCCCTGGAAGCGCATCGCCGCCGTCTCGGCCAAGAAGAAGAGCTCCAAGAAGGTGCAGCCCaacggcggcggcggcggcggcggctaCCAGAGCAACGTGACCCACCTCAACAACGAGAACCTGAAGAAGTCGCTCTCCTGCGCCAACCTCGCCACCTtcgcgccgccgccgccccccgccgccctCGCCTCGGCGCAGAAGGCGCCCCcggccgccccccccccctccgccgccgccgccgccgccgccaccccCCGCCGCGTGGTGGTGCAGGCTTCGACCAGCGAGCTGCTGCGCTGCCTCGGCGAGTTCCTGTGCCGGCGCTGCTACCGCCTCAAGCACCTCTCGCCCACCGACCCCGTGCTCTGGCTGCGCTCCGTGGACCGctcgctgctgctgcagggctggcaggaccAGGGCTTCATCACCCCCGCCAACGTGGTCTTCCTCTACATGCTCTGCCGGGACGTCATCTCGGCCGAGGTGGGCAGCGACCACGAACTGCAGGCGGTGCTGCTCACCTGCCTGTACCTCTCCTACTCCTACATGGGCAACGAGATCTCCTACCCGCTGAAGCCCTTCCTGGTGGAGAGCTGTAAGGAGGCCTTCTGGGACCGCTGCCTCTCCATCATCGACCTCATGAGCCCCAAGATGCTGCAGGTCAACGCCGACCCGCACTACTTCACCCAGGTCTTCGCCGACCTCAAGAAGGAAAGCGGCGCCGAGGAGAAGGGACGGCTGCTCATCGGCCTCGACCGGTGA